The Sus scrofa isolate TJ Tabasco breed Duroc chromosome X, Sscrofa11.1, whole genome shotgun sequence genome has a segment encoding these proteins:
- the ATG4A gene encoding cysteine protease ATG4A isoform X4 yields the protein MYAPLRTDDAGSSPYLQTLGKGKLALFDEWNSLAVYVSMDNTVVIEDIKKMCCASALSADAAVESRRDSLNASTQSKGPSACRPAWKPLLLIVPLRLGINQINPVYVDAFKECFKMPQSLGALGGKPNNAYYFIGFLGDELIFLDPHTTQTFVDTEENGMVDDQTFHCLQPPQRMNILNLDPSVALGFFCQEEKDFDSWCSLVQKEILKENLRMFELVQKHPPHWPPFVPPAKPEVTTTGAEFIDSTEHLEEFDLEEDFEILSI from the exons AAAACTTGCTTTATTTGACGAGTGGAATTCCTTGGCTGTTTATGTTTCGATGGATAACACCGTGGTCATTGAAGATATCA AAAAAATGTGCTGCGCCTCTGCCTTGAGTGCTGACGCAGCAGTGGAGAGCCGCCGTGACTCACTGAATGCTTCGACCCAGAGTAAGGGCCCCTCTGCCTGCCGCCCAGCCTGGAAACCCCTGCTACTCATTGTGCCCCTGCGCCTGGGCATAAACCAAATCAATCCTGTCTATGTCGACGCCTTCAAA GAGTGTTTTAAGATGCCACAGTCTTTAGGGGCATTAGGAGGAAAACCAAATAACGCCTATTATTTCATAGGATTCTTAG GTGATGAGCTCATTTTCCTGGACCCTCACACAACCCAGACCTTTGTGGACACTGAAGAGAATGGAATGGTTGACGACCAGACTTTCCACTGTCTGCAGCCCCCCCAGCGAATGAACATCCTGAACTTGGATCCTTCAGTGGCATTG GGATTTTTctgccaagaagaaaaagactttGATAGCTGGTGTAGCCTTGTTCAGAAG gaaattctaaaggaaaatttAAGGATGTTTGAATTAGTTCAGAAACATCCACCGCACTGGCCTCCCTTTGTTCCTCCAGCCAAGCCAGAAGTGACAACCACTGGGGCAG AATTCATTGACTCTACTGAACACCTAGAGGAGTTTGACCTGGAGGAAGATTTCGAGATTCTGAGCATATAG